In the genome of Palaemon carinicauda isolate YSFRI2023 chromosome 13, ASM3689809v2, whole genome shotgun sequence, one region contains:
- the LOC137651495 gene encoding uncharacterized protein: MSALSGESIGNITLESIGNLTLESIGNITLESSGNITLESIGNLTLESIGNITLESSGNITLESIGNLTLESIGNLTLESIGNLTLESIGNLTLESIGNLTLESIGNLTLESIGNLTLESIGNLMLESIGNLTLESIGNLTLESIGNLTLESIGNLTLESIGNLTLESIGNLTLESIGNLTLESIGNITLESIGNITLESSGNITLESIGNLTLESIGNITLESSGNITLESIESIGNITLGSRGNITLGSSGNITLGSSGNITLGSSGNITLGSSGNITLGSRGNITLGSSGNITLGSRGNITLGSSGNITLGSSGNITLGSSGNLTLGSSGNLTLGSSGNLTLGSSGNITLGSSGNITLGSSGNITLGSSGNITLGSSGNITLGSSGNLTLESSGNLTLESSGY; encoded by the exons ATGTCAGCCCTCAGTGGAG AATCTATTGGTAATATAACGCTAGAATCTATTGGCAATTTAACGCTAGAATCTATTGGTAATATAACGCTAGAATCTAGTGGTAATATAACGCTAGAATCTATTGGCAATTTAACACTAGAATCTATTGGTAATATAACGCTAGAATCTAGTGGTAATATAACGCTAGAATCTATTGGCAATTTAACACTAGAATCTATTGGCAATTTAACACTAGAATCTATTGGAAATTTAACACTAGAATCTATTGGCAATTTAACGCTAGAATCTATTGGCAATTTAACGCTAGAATCTATTGGCAATTTAACACTAGAATCTATTGGAAATTTAACGCTAGAATCTATTGGAAATTTAATGCTAGAATCTATTGGCAATTTAACGCTAGAATCTATTGGCAATTTAACACTAGAATCTATTGGCAATTTAACGCTAGAATCTATTGGCAATTTAACGCTAGAATCTATTGGCAATTTAACGCTAGAATCTATTGGCAATTTAACGCTAGAATCTATTGGCAATTTAACACTAGAATCTATTGGTAATATAACGCTAGAATCTATTGGTAATATAACGCTAGAATCTAGTGGTAATATAACGCTAGAATCTATTGGCAATTTAACACTAGAATCTATTGGTAATATAACGCTAGAATCTAGTGGTAATATAACGCTAGAATCTATTG AATCTATTGGCAATATAACGCTAGGATCTCGTGGCAATATAACGCTAGGATCTAGTGGCAATATAACGCTAGGATCTAGTGGCAATATAACGCTAGGATCTAGTGGCAATATAACGCTAGGATCTAGTGGCAATATAACGCTAGGATCTCGTGGCAATATAACGCTAGGATCTAGTGGCAATATAACGCTAGGATCTCGTGGCAATATAACGCTAGGATCTAGTGGCAATATAACGCTAGGATCTAGTGGCAATATAACGCTAGGATCTAGTGGCAATTTAACGCTAGGATCTAGTGGTAATTTAACGCTAGGATCTAGTGGTAATTTAACGCTAGGATCTAGTGGCAATATAACGCTAGGATCTAGTGGCAATATAACGCTAGGATCTAGTGGTAATATAACGCTAGGATCTAGTGGTAATATAACGCTAGGATCTAGTGGTAATATAACGCTAGGATCTAGTGGTAATTTAACGCTAGAATCTAGTGGTAATTTAACGCTAGAATCTAGTGGTTATTAA